In Verrucomicrobiia bacterium, the following are encoded in one genomic region:
- a CDS encoding P-II family nitrogen regulator, which yields MKKIEAIIKPFKLDDVKDALSDLGIEGMTVTEVKGFGRQKGHTEIYRGSEYTVDFLPKIKVEVVVADSQCEAAVGAILKSAKTGKIGDGKIFITTIDEAIRIRTEERGQQAV from the coding sequence ATGAAGAAAATCGAAGCCATCATAAAACCGTTCAAATTGGACGATGTCAAAGATGCCCTGAGTGACTTGGGCATCGAGGGTATGACGGTGACCGAGGTCAAGGGATTTGGCCGGCAGAAAGGGCACACCGAAATCTACCGCGGCAGCGAGTACACGGTGGATTTCCTTCCCAAAATCAAAGTGGAGGTGGTGGTGGCCGACAGTCAGTGCGAGGCGGCAGTGGGGGCCATTCTGAAGTCCGCCAAGACGGGCAAGATCGGAGACGGCAAAATCTTCATCACCACCATAGATGAAGCCATCCGCATCCGCACCGAAGAACGGGGGCAGCAGGCGGTGTAA